A stretch of the Melitaea cinxia chromosome 14, ilMelCinx1.1, whole genome shotgun sequence genome encodes the following:
- the LOC123659555 gene encoding unconventional myosin-IXa: MATLGLSKVFILDKYFTELQKFWETEKKLQDASSSNEAVHLQRRLLSLSSELVTLRNHLHVGGAGAPATPAAPPASPGGSQPAVPPRAPLPPPPAPAPPLQPHHPPPPPPEARWRAGSAGGAPATGTIGSAGTGSDVDDLIHLRGPLTEDAVVRALQARFYHNKFYTSAGPILLALNAYTDAGNALTPGAARAQRPELARLVHDAVRHQADTGCPQAIILSGASGSGKTYASMVLLRRLFDVAGGGPETDAFKHLAAAFTVLRSLGTAATHANSHSSRIGHFIEVQVTDGALYRTKIHCYFLDQTRVVRPPAGERNYHIFYQMLAGLTPDERSQLHLDGYTANDLRYLASSHPRRPEAEDGARFHAWKSCLGVLGIPFLDVLRVLAAVLLLGNVHFTDNAEGNAEPNGEAELVAAGALLGVGAAALMRGLGTRSAARGGRGQVRAASSAAVAAAARDALAKALYCRTVATIVRRANSLKRLGSTLGTLSSDSNESVSDAASRRASTAGGGARGRAGARSMAALNDAVRHATDGFVGILDMFGFEDAGPSRLEHLCANLCAETMQHFYNTHVFKSSAESCREEGVSGALEVEYVDNVPCIDLVSSLRTGLLAALDAECAARGSAEQYVARIKAAHRGHPRLAEPRPPHPRRFAVRHYAGEVTYDASDFLDANRDAVPDELLAAFDTRTCEFGFATHLFGAELKALAAAGGPAGAQFRASPTAGGAAVAAGALGGAPPTPAAATAPASTLTQDFHTRLDNLLRTLVHARPHFVRCLRANSTETPMLFDRVTVARQVRALQILETVQLMASGYPHRMRFRAFSGRYRALWQRKAGGGGAGAGAGAGAGAEREAGAACARVLRSVAAAAAPPAPASPAAVRWALGKRHVFLSEGMRQVLERMRRARRQAAAECIQAAWREHRARGPRGERPSRGTRGERPAPPARRRPAPIAGTPPPDPADKCDPQLVKRTCSLFGLDLERPPPLPPPRAYTVAHGVKLGYPQQRTVAADWDEGGVRLRAGDTVLALGAARRGHVSVQVCGRTVPVPHAVLAPPRAPRAAPPPPPAPA; the protein is encoded by the exons ACGCATCGTCGTCCAACGAAGCGGTGCACCTGCAGCGGCGGCTGCTGAGCCTCAGCTCGGAGCTGGTCACCCTCCGCAACCACCTGCACGTGGGCGGGGCCGGAGCCCCGGCCACCCCGGCTGCCCCGCCCGCCTCGCCCGGCGGCTCGCAGCCGGCCgtgccgccgcgcgcgcccctGCCGCCGCCCCCCGCCCCCGCGCCGCCCCTGCAGCCGCACCACCCTCCGCCGCCGCCGCCAG AAGCACGATGGCGAGCCGGCTCCGCAGGCGGCGCCCCGGCGACGGGAACCATTGGGAGCGCGGGCACCGGCTCCGACGTGGACGACCTCATCCACTTGCGAGGCCCGCTCACGGAGGACGCCGTCGTGCGAGCGCTTCAGGCGCGATTTTATCATAACAAATTCTAC ACGTCCGCGGGCCCGATCCTGCTGGCGCTGAACGCGTACACGGACGCCGGCAACGCGCTGACGccgggcgcggcgcgcgcgcagcgGCCGGAGCTGGCGCGGCTGGTGCACGACGCGGTGCGCCACCAGGCCGACACGGGCTGCCCGCAGGCCATCATCCTGTCGGGCGCGTCGGGCTCGGGCAAGACCTACGCGTCCATGGTGCTGCTGCGGCGCCTGTTCGACGTGGCGGGCGGCGGGCCCGAGACCGACGCCTTCAAGCACCTCGCCGCCGCCTTCACCGTGCTGCGCTCGCTGGGCACGGCCGCCACGCACGCCAACTCGCACTCCAGCCGCATC GGCCACTTCATCGAGGTGCAGGTGACGGACGGCGCGCTGTACCGCACCAAGATCCACTGCTACTTCCTGGACCAGACGCGCGTGGTGCGGCCGCCAGCCGGCGAGCGCAACTACCACATCTTCTACCAGATGCTGGCCGGCCTCACGCCCGACGAGCGCTCGCAGCTGCACCTCGACGGCTACACCGCCAATGACTTGCG CTACTTGGCGTCGTCTCACCCGCGCCGGCCCGAAGCCGAGGACGGCGCGCGGTTCCACGCGTGGAAGAGCTGCCTGGGCGTGCTCGGCATTCCCTTCCTGGACGTGCTGCGCGTGCTCGCTGCCGTGCTGCTCCTCGGAAACGTGCACTTCACCGACAACGCCGAGGGAAACGCGGAGCCAAACGGAGAG GCGGAGCTGGtggcggcgggcgcgctgcTGGGCGTGGGCGCGGCGGCGCTCATGCGCGGGCTGGGCAcgcgcagcgcggcgcgcggcgggcgcggccagGTGCGCGCCGCCTCCAGCGCCGCCgtcgccgccgccgcgcgcgacGCGCTGGCCAAGGCGCTATACTGCCGCACCGTCGCCACCATCGTGCGGCGCGCCAACTCCCTCAAGCGCCTCGGCTCCACGCTGGGCACGCTGTCGTCGGACTCCAACGAATCGGTGAGT GACGCGGCGTCGCGGCGCGCGTCcacggcgggcggcggcgcgcgcgggcggGCGGGCGCGCGCTCCATGGCGGCGCTCAACGACGCCGTGCGCCACGCCACCGACGGCTTCGTGGGCATCCTTGACATGTTCGGCTTCGAGGACGCCGGCCCGAGCCGCCTCGAGCACCTGTGCGCCAACCTCTGCGCCGAGACCATGCAACACTTCTACAACACGCACGTTTTCAAG TCGTCGGCGGAGTCGTGTCGCGAGGAGGGCGTGTCGGGCGCGCTGGAGGTGGAGTACGTGGACAACGTGCCCTGCATCGACCTGGTGTCGTCGCTGCGCACCGggctgctggccgcgctggaCGCCGAGTGCGCGGCGCGCGGCTCGGCCGAGCAGTACGTGGCGCGGATCAAGGCCGCGCACAG AGGTCATCCGAGATTAGCGGAACCGAGACCGCCGCACCCTCGACGCTTCGCCGTGAGACACTACGCGGGTGAGGTGACGTACGACGCCAGTGACTTCCTGGACGCTAACCGCGACGCCGTGCCCGACGAGTTGCTTGCCGCTTTCGATACTAGAACCTGCGAATTTGGCTTCGCGACGCATCTCTTCGGCGCCGAACTCAAG GCGCTGGCGGCGGCGGGCGGGCCTGCGGGCGCGCAGTTCCGCGCGTCGCCcacggcgggcggcgcggcggtgGCGGCGGGCGCGCTGGGCGGCGCGCCGCCCACCCCCGCCGCCGCCACCGCGCCCGCCTCCACGCTCACGCAGGACTTCCACACGCGCCTCGACAACCTGCTGCGCACTCTCGTACACGCGCGCCCGCACTTCGTGCGCTGTTTGCGCGCCAACTCCACCGAGACACCTATGCTCTTTGACCGCGTCACGGTTGCCCGACAG GTTCGCGCTTTACAAATACTGGAGACGGTCCAGCTGATGGCCAGCGGGTACCCACACCGCATGCGGTTCCGCGCGTTCAGCGGGCGCTACCGCGCGCTGTGGCAGCGCAAGGCGGGCGGCGggggcgcgggcgcgggggcTGGGGCGGGCGCGGGGGCGGAGCGCGAGGCGGGCGCAGCGTGCGCGCGCGTGCTGCGCTCCGTGGCCGCCGCCGCTGCACCGCCCGCGCCCGCATCGCCCGCTGCCGTGCGCTGGGCACTCGGCAAGCGACACGTCTTCCTCAGCGAGGGCATGCGCCAG GTGCTGGAGCGCATGCGGCGCGCGCGACGTCAGGCGGCGGCGGAGTGCATCCAGGCAGCGTGGCGCGAGCACCGCGCCCGGGGCCCCCGGGGCGAGCGCCCCAGCCGGGGCACCCGGGGCGAGCGCCCCGCCCcgcccgcgcgccgccgccccgcgCCCATCGCCGGCACGCCGCCGCCCGACCCCGCCGACAAGTGCGACCCGCAGCTGGTGAAGCGCACGTGCTCGCTGTTCGGGCTGGACCTGGAGCggccgccgccgctgccgccgccgcgcgcctaCACGGTGGCGCACGGCGTGAAGCTGGGCTACCCGCAGCAGCGCACGGTGGCGGCGGACTGGGACGAGGGCGGCGTGCGCCTGCGCGCCGGGGACACGGTGCTGGCGCtgggcgccgcgcgccgcggaCACGTCTCCGTGCAG GTGTGCGGCCGCACGGTGCCGGTCCCGCACGCGGTGCTGGCCCCGCcccgcgcgccgcgcgccgccccgccgccgccgcccgcgcccgcctgA